One Oryza glaberrima chromosome 11, OglaRS2, whole genome shotgun sequence genomic region harbors:
- the LOC127755411 gene encoding uncharacterized protein LOC127755411: protein MASQIIETNRVGAEVINGDAASKKKSIELLQELSLPKGLFPLDDIEEFGYSRANGFMWILHRKKKEHTFKKIKQTVSYATEVTAFVEKGKLKKITGVKTKELMLWLSVVEVYVEESSAGKITFKTGTGLSDSFDASTFELDM from the coding sequence ATGGCATCCCAAATCATCGAGACCAACCGTGTCGGTGCGGAGGTCATCAATGGCGATGCCGCTAGCAAGAAGAAGTCCATTGAGCTGCTCCAGGAGCTCAGCCTTCCCAAGGGCCTCTTCCCCTTGGATGATATTGAGGAGTTTGGCTACAGCCGCGCAAATGGTTTCATGTGGATTCTCCATAGGAAGAAGAAGGAGCATACCTTCAAGAAGATCAAGCAGACCGTCTCCTACGCAACCGAGGTGACAGCATTCGTCGAAAAGGGTAAGCTCAAGAAGATTACAGGAGTGAAGACCAAGGAGCTGATGTTGTGGCTTAGTGTGGTTGAAGTCTATGTTGAGGAGTCATCTGCTGGGAAGATCACCTTCAAGACTGGCACTGGTCTCTCTGATAGCTTTGATGCCTCAACCTTTGAGCTTGATATGTAG
- the LOC127755142 gene encoding uncharacterized protein LOC127755142, whose translation MDGRNSGDALPQERWNDIPADMLGLVLRVIPCAADRARVRSVCRSWRAAAAIQRPPPPLPVLVFSRFSFASLSRLSPAMAFTKPRRFFFHKDVTIRWVGSFDEWLVGTKPSRECKDADSHCFLLNLMSRKKIQLPRPCALHFFDYFCKTLPIVNTSGWVDIIIHDREYSMCFRKVVLSASPASDSMCIVAAISSRTLALWHPGMRSWCVCRSFGIDGSADIAFYQGRIYMAMVSTYFPHILSILFFQLEEVNGRVMVSYVEQCVTETLPPVEGCVVNEFYIVEWRGKLLLIVMYAEHVWLDTEKIGIYALDFSTNPHSLTEINNLDGDCLFISLRSSKSFPACQYDGAKGDFVYFVSGYWQHATSVHHSFDVLVYNVRDATTTRLSVSAPEDNSGPFTNNLLWLFPPR comes from the exons ATGGACGGAAGAAACTCAG GAGACGCGCTGCCGCAGGAGCGGTGGAACGACATCCCGGCGGACATGCTGGGCCTCGTGCTCCGCGTCATCCCGTGCGCCGCTGACCGCGCCAGGGTGCGCTCTGTCTGCCGCTcgtggcgcgccgccgcggccatccAGCGGCCGCCCCCGCCACTCCCGGTGCTCGTGTTCTCCCGGTTCAGCTTCGCAAGCCTCTCCAGATTATCGCCCGCCATGGCGTTCACCAAACCCCGCcgctttttttttcacaaggaCGTGACCATCCGCTGGGTGGGATCGTTCGACGAGTGGCTCGTCGGGACGAAACCCAGCAGGGAATGCAAGGATGCCGACAGCCATTGTTTCTTGCTGAATCTCATGTCCCGGAAGAAGATTCAACTACCGAGGCCATGTGCCTTGCATTTCTTCGATTACTTCTGCAAGACTCTCCCCATCGTCAACACCTCAGGTTGGGTCGACATTATTATCCATGACCGGGAGTACTCGATGTGCTTCAGAAAGGTGGTCTTATCTGCTTCACCTGCCTCTGACTCAATGTGCATCGTGGCTGCCATTTCTAGTCGCACCCTTGCTCTCTGGCACCCTGGGATGAGATCATGGTGCGTTTGCAGAAGCTTTGGCATCGATGGTTCAGCTGATATTGCCTTCTACCAGGGGAGGATCTACATGGCGATGGTCTCCACATACTTTCCACATATCCTGTCCATCCTGTTCTTTCAGCTTGAAGAGGTCAATGGCAGAGTTATGGTTTCGTATGTTGAGCAGTGTGTTACAGAGACGCTGCCCCCAGTCGAGGGTTGTGTAGTGAATGAATTCTACATTGTTGAATGGCGTGGGAAACTATTGCTGATCGTTATGTATGCTGAACATGTCTGGCTAGACACTGAGAAAATTGGGATATATGCTCTGGACTTCAGCACAAACCCTCACAGCTTGACTGAGATAAACAACTTGGATGGTGATTGTCTCTTCATTAGTTTGCGCAGCAGCAAGTCCTTTCCTGCTTGTCAGTATGATGGAGCCAAAGGTGATTTTGTCTACTTCGTTAGCGGCTATTGGCAACATGCTACTAGTGTCCATCATTCTTTTGATGTACTTGTGTACAATGTGAGAGATGCTACAACGACACGATTATCTGTTTCTGCACCTGAGGACAACTCTGGCCCGTTCACGAACAACCTCTTGTGGTTATTTCCTCCGAGATGA
- the LOC127753784 gene encoding plastid-lipid-associated protein 6, chloroplastic: MAAAVASSCCASTSARPLVRRAGSRSGKLWWAGGVRKARLLSISATAAAPSGVDYAAGTGAAADDDAVAALKVKLLSAVSGLNRGLAASQEDLDRADAAARELEAAAGGGPVDLERDMDKLQGRWRLVYSSAFSSRTLGGSRPGPPTGRLLPITLGQVFQRIDVVSKDFDNIVDVELGAPWPLPPVELTATLAHKFEIIGTSSIKITFDKTTVKTKGNLSQLPPLEVPRIPDNLRPPSNTGSGEFEVTYLDGDTRITRGDRGELRVFVIS, from the exons atggcggcggcggtggcgtcgtctTGCTGCGCCTCGACCAGCGCTCGTCCTCTGGTTCGCCGCGCCGGAAGCAGGAGCGGGAAGCTGTGGTGGGCGGGTGGTGTCAGGAAGGCGCGGCTGCTGTCCATCtccgccacggccgcggcgccgtcggGCGTGGACTACGCGGcgggcaccggcgccgccgccgacgacgacgccgtggCTGCGCTCAAAGTCAAGCTTCTG AGCGCGGTGTCCGGGCTGAACCGCGGCCTCGCGGCGAGCCAGGAGGATCTTGAccgcgccgacgcggcggcgcgggagctcgaggcggcggcgggcggcggccccGTCGACCTGGAGAGGGATATGGACAAGCTGCAGGGGCGGTGGAGGCTGGTGTACAGCAGCGCGTTCTCGTCGCGGACGCTCGGCGGCAGCCGCCCCGGCCCgcccaccggccgcctcctccccatcaCCCTCGGGCAG GTGTTTCAGAGGATCGATGTTGTCAGCAAGGACTTCGACAACATCGTCGATGTCGAGCTCGGCGCGCcatggccgctgccgccggtggaGCTGACGGCGACGCTGGCTCACAAGTTTGAGATCATCG GCACCTCGAGCATAAAGATCACATTCGACAAGACGACGGTGAAGACGAAGGGGAACCTGTCCCAGCTGCCGCCGCTGGAGGTCCCCCGCATCCCGGACAACCTCCGGCCGCCGTCCAACACCGGCAGCGGCGAGTTCGAGGTGACCTACCTCGACGGCGACACCCGCATCACCCGCGGGGACAGAGGGGAGCTCAGGGTGTTCGTCATCTCGTGA
- the LOC127753786 gene encoding protein FLORAL ORGAN NUMBER2 produces MGRLFLCLVVAWCLVALLLVAPVHARVGLAGEFSGDQRPVPATSFDLVTEPKTKQPGGVKSSRRPSWSSWSSTALRSSPPPGRGATSAAAAAELRSVPAGPDPMHHHGSPRKPEHARSTGGRP; encoded by the exons ATGGGCCGGCTCTTCTTGTGCTTGGTTGTTGCATGGTGTTTGGTTGCTCTGCTGCTTGTTGCTCCGGTGCATGCACGTGTTG GCTTGGccggtgagtttagtggtgacCAGAGGCCAGTCCCGGCGACATCTTTTGATCTCGTGACAGAG CCGAAGACGAAGCAGCCGGGCGGCGTGAAGAGCAGCCGTAGGCCGTCGTGGTCTTCTTGGTCGTCGACGGCGTTgagatcgtcgccgccgccggggagaggggcgacctcggccgccgcggcggcggagctccggtCGGTGCCGGCCGGGCCGGACCCGATGCACCACCACGGCAGCCCGAGGAAGCCGGAGCACGCGCGGAGCACCGGCGGCCGGCCATGa